One Halalkalicoccus subterraneus DNA window includes the following coding sequences:
- a CDS encoding FxLYD domain-containing protein: protein MEGVGSMERHDDVDRRAVLSALGAGSLAGLAGCLGSGSGSSSKPSYEDGEVPDEINGSARNTSEASAAYSAGSTSPRTDLAPLSNLSITDHEFSFEGGYTGSTVQGTVENASDDRIDTAEVRVRVYNGDGQQLGMYIASTTDLDGGSTWSFQVIVLDSPADIADYDIAVVGLPD, encoded by the coding sequence GTGGAGGGGGTCGGTAGCATGGAGCGCCACGACGATGTCGACCGCCGAGCGGTCCTCTCGGCTCTCGGAGCGGGCTCGCTGGCGGGGCTGGCCGGCTGTCTGGGGTCGGGGTCGGGATCGTCCTCCAAGCCGTCCTACGAGGACGGCGAGGTCCCCGACGAGATCAACGGCAGCGCGCGCAATACGAGCGAGGCGTCGGCCGCCTACAGCGCCGGCAGCACGAGTCCGCGAACCGATCTGGCCCCCCTATCGAACCTCTCGATCACCGATCACGAGTTCTCGTTCGAGGGCGGCTACACTGGATCGACGGTCCAGGGAACCGTCGAGAACGCCAGCGACGACCGAATCGACACGGCGGAGGTCCGGGTGCGGGTGTACAACGGCGACGGCCAGCAACTCGGGATGTACATCGCTTCGACCACCGACCTCGACGGCGGATCGACCTGGTCCTTTCAGGTGATCGTCCTGGATTCACCCGCCGACATCGCCGACTACGACATCGCGGTCGTCGGCCTACCGGACTGA